A section of the Gammaproteobacteria bacterium genome encodes:
- a CDS encoding M48 family peptidase — protein MTELPPYTVRISARAKRLQLKVSGYGEVVVVVPRRMDPRHGDAFVARHAAWLRETLAGIAPPGKTELLPTRIALPALDRVWDVRYESATASCRDRLAATAATLQVPAGSSATQRALLQAWLSRQAKAALPPRLERLSRELGLPYAKVTVRAQKTRWGSCSARHHISLNRNLLFLEPELVRYLFIHELCHTVHLNHSPRYWALVATFAPDYRDRERALGHAMQQVPRWAAPGR, from the coding sequence ATGACCGAGCTGCCTCCTTACACCGTCCGTATCAGTGCCCGCGCCAAGCGCTTGCAGCTGAAAGTGTCGGGCTACGGCGAAGTGGTGGTGGTGGTGCCCCGGCGGATGGACCCCCGCCATGGCGATGCCTTTGTGGCCCGGCACGCCGCCTGGTTGCGGGAGACGCTGGCAGGAATCGCCCCGCCCGGAAAAACCGAACTGTTGCCCACGCGCATCGCTCTGCCCGCCCTGGACAGGGTCTGGGACGTGCGCTACGAGAGCGCCACGGCCTCCTGCCGGGACCGCTTGGCAGCCACCGCCGCCACCTTGCAAGTGCCGGCCGGCAGTTCCGCCACCCAACGCGCCCTGCTGCAGGCCTGGCTCAGCCGGCAGGCCAAAGCGGCCCTGCCTCCGCGGTTGGAACGGCTGAGCCGCGAGCTGGGTCTGCCTTATGCCAAGGTGACAGTACGGGCGCAGAAGACCCGCTGGGGCAGTTGCTCGGCGCGCCACCACATCAGCCTCAACCGCAACCTGCTGTTCCTGGAACCGGAGCTGGTGCGGTATTTGTTCATCCACGAGTTGTGCCACACGGTGCACCTGAACCATTCGCCCCGCTATTGGGCGCTGGTGGCTACCTTCGCGCCGGACTATCGCGACCGGGAACGGGCCCTGGGGCACGCCATGCAGCAGGTTCCCCGCTGGGCGGCGCCGGGCCGCTGA
- a CDS encoding 30S ribosomal protein S20 — protein MANSAQARKRARQAEVRRQRNAADRTQVRGAIKKVVLAVEAGDKDKAQAAYLAAVPVIDHMARKGIIHKNKAARHKSRLNQHIRGLGA, from the coding sequence TTGGCCAATTCTGCACAAGCCCGCAAGCGCGCCCGTCAGGCCGAAGTACGCCGGCAACGCAATGCAGCGGATCGCACCCAGGTACGTGGCGCCATCAAGAAGGTCGTTCTTGCCGTTGAAGCAGGTGACAAGGACAAGGCGCAGGCTGCCTACCTCGCCGCCGTCCCTGTGATCGACCATATGGCGCGTAAGGGTATTATTCACAAGAACAAGGCGGCTCGTCACAAGAGCCGCTTGAACCAGCATATCCGGGGTTTGGGCGCGTAA
- a CDS encoding HPr family phosphocarrier protein yields MIRVEVTIVNKLGLHARAAAKFVTTASAFQCRIHVLRGEQVVNGKSIMGLMMLAAARGTTLCIIADGNDEQAAVRRLEKLVADRFGEAE; encoded by the coding sequence ATGATACGTGTGGAAGTCACCATCGTTAACAAGCTCGGCCTGCACGCCCGTGCCGCGGCGAAATTCGTGACCACCGCGTCCGCCTTCCAATGCCGGATACACGTGCTGCGGGGCGAGCAGGTGGTCAACGGCAAAAGCATCATGGGTCTGATGATGTTGGCGGCTGCCCGGGGGACGACCCTGTGCATCATCGCCGACGGCAACGACGAACAGGCTGCCGTCCGGCGCCTGGAAAAACTGGTCGCGGACCGTTTCGGCGAAGCGGAGTAA
- the mgtE gene encoding magnesium transporter — translation MPESPERAHSQEHLRSFTEALESGALNSVRRMLNGLYPAEIAHLLESLPAEERELAWELVSPDLEGDVLLHLSDDVRSGLIKEMAPHELVAASEHLETDDLVDFIQDLPAAVVEEVLRSMNAQDRERVEAVLSYDEDTAGGLMNTDTLTVRPDVTLDVVLRYLRWRGEIPEMTDSLIVVKRDDTYLGLLSLTDLLTQEPAHMVSEVMTTDVEPIEAHQSASDVAALFEHRDLVSAPVVDEQGRLLGRITVDDVVDVIRQEADHSLMSMAGLSEEEDMFAPVPQSARRRAVWLGVNLGTAFLASWVIGLFEATIQQVVALAVLMPIVASMGGIAGSQTLTLVIRGIALGQISAANAWDLFKKELAVGALNGLLWALVVGLVALVWFGDVAIGAIIALAMVTNLIIAAVAGATIPLLLRRLGVDPALAGSVVLTTVTDVVGFMVFLGTATVVLL, via the coding sequence ATGCCGGAATCCCCAGAGCGCGCCCACAGCCAGGAGCATCTGCGCAGCTTTACCGAAGCCCTGGAAAGCGGCGCGCTGAACAGCGTGCGGCGCATGCTCAACGGCTTGTATCCCGCCGAAATCGCCCATCTCCTGGAGTCCCTGCCAGCGGAGGAACGCGAACTGGCCTGGGAATTGGTCAGCCCGGACCTGGAAGGCGACGTGCTGCTCCATTTGAGCGATGACGTGCGCAGCGGCCTGATCAAGGAGATGGCCCCCCACGAACTGGTGGCGGCCAGCGAACATCTCGAAACCGACGACCTTGTCGACTTCATCCAGGATTTGCCCGCGGCGGTGGTGGAGGAAGTGCTGCGCTCCATGAACGCGCAAGACCGCGAGCGGGTGGAGGCCGTGCTGTCCTACGACGAGGACACTGCCGGCGGCCTCATGAACACCGACACCCTGACCGTGCGGCCCGACGTGACCCTGGACGTGGTGCTGCGCTACTTGCGCTGGCGCGGCGAGATTCCCGAGATGACCGACAGCCTCATCGTCGTGAAGCGGGACGACACCTACCTGGGCTTGTTGTCCCTCACCGATCTGCTCACCCAGGAACCCGCCCACATGGTCAGTGAAGTCATGACCACCGACGTGGAACCTATTGAAGCGCACCAGTCCGCCAGCGACGTGGCCGCCCTGTTCGAGCATCGCGACCTGGTGTCGGCGCCGGTGGTGGATGAACAGGGCCGGTTGTTGGGCCGCATCACGGTTGACGACGTGGTGGACGTCATCCGCCAGGAAGCTGATCACTCCCTCATGAGCATGGCGGGTCTGTCAGAAGAAGAGGACATGTTCGCTCCCGTCCCCCAAAGCGCCCGGCGCCGGGCCGTCTGGCTGGGGGTGAATTTGGGCACGGCCTTTCTCGCCTCCTGGGTCATCGGCCTGTTTGAAGCCACCATCCAGCAAGTGGTGGCCCTGGCCGTACTCATGCCCATTGTCGCCAGCATGGGCGGCATCGCCGGCAGCCAGACCCTGACCCTGGTCATCCGTGGCATCGCCCTGGGCCAGATCAGCGCCGCCAACGCCTGGGACTTGTTCAAAAAGGAGCTGGCGGTGGGTGCCCTCAACGGCCTGCTGTGGGCGCTGGTGGTGGGTTTGGTGGCCCTGGTCTGGTTTGGAGATGTTGCCATTGGCGCCATCATCGCCCTGGCCATGGTCACCAACCTCATTATCGCCGCCGTCGCCGGCGCCACCATTCCCCTGTTGCTCAGGCGGCTGGGAGTGGACCCGGCCCTGGCCGGCTCGGTGGTGCTGACCACGGTCACCGATGTGGTGGGATTCATGGTGTTTCTGGGGACAGCCACCGTGGTATTGCTGTGA